In bacterium, a genomic segment contains:
- the fabZ gene encoding 3-hydroxyacyl-ACP dehydratase FabZ: protein MLDINQIKEILPHRYPFLLIDKVIELEKGVRAVGIKNVTANEEFFQGHFPGRPIMPGVLIIEAMAQTGGVLLLQQEKYKGKLIYFMGMDKVRFRRPVLPGDQLVLKVTPLRVRESTSKILGEAFVDEKKVAEAELMFAIGD from the coding sequence ATGTTGGACATTAACCAGATTAAAGAGATACTGCCTCATAGATATCCATTCTTATTAATAGATAAAGTAATTGAATTAGAAAAAGGGGTAAGAGCAGTAGGGATTAAGAATGTAACGGCTAACGAGGAGTTCTTCCAAGGACATTTTCCGGGAAGACCTATTATGCCAGGGGTTTTAATTATCGAAGCGATGGCTCAAACAGGAGGCGTTCTCTTATTGCAGCAGGAAAAATACAAAGGAAAGCTAATTTATTTTATGGGCATGGATAAAGTAAGGTTTAGAAGGCCAGTTTTACCGGGTGATCAATTAGTTTTAAAGGTAACACCGCTAAGAGTCCGAGAGAGCACCAGTAAAATACTTGGAGAAGCTTTTGTTGACGAAAAGAAAGTAGCCGAAGCAGAATTAATGTTTGCGATCGGTGATTAG